In Plasmodium chabaudi chabaudi strain AS genome assembly, chromosome: 10, a single genomic region encodes these proteins:
- a CDS encoding ankyrin-repeat protein, putative — MFNYESIFINEDIVSEMTIDDVKNLKPYWNVQIANFKDSINEPIFTLLQMAILLNKKKIVGYLLARKGLDINVLSKHNQTALMIACEKKVPLDWIEAILKKGGDLGINIKDDFNETALDKCTFNSKAYQLLLKYGAIESKSAPEEKNNTEKTSKNCDSIWSNVCGCGTRYYK, encoded by the exons atgtttaattatgaaagcatatttattaacgAAGACATTGTATCAG AAATGACCATAGATGATGTGAAAAACTTGAAGCCGTATTGGAATGTCCAAATAGCTAACTTTAAGGACag CATTAATGAACCCATTTTCACCTTGCTGCAAATGGCTATTTTacttaacaaaaaaaaaatagttggATATTTATTGGCTAGGAAAGGTTTAGATATTAATGTCCTTAGCAAGCATAACCAAACAGCTTTGATGATTGCATGTGAAAAAAAG GTCCCTCTTGATTGGATCGAagcaattttaaaaaaaggtgGAGACTTAggcataaatataaaagatgaCTTTAATGAAACGGCTTTAGACAAATGTACTTTTAACTCGAAAG ccTACCAGTTGCTTCTAAAATATGGTGCCATTGAAAGT AAAAGCGCACCAgaagagaaaaataatacg GAAAAAACTTCCAAAAATTGCGATAGCATATGGTCTAATGTTTGTGGATGCGGAACaagatattataaataa
- a CDS encoding eukaryotic translation initiation factor 2 subunit gamma, putative, whose amino-acid sequence MIINEKDKLAEQNLETLDVTKLTPLSEDVISRQATINLGTIGHVAHGKSTLVHAISGVHTVRFKHEKERNITIKLGYANAKIYKCTNPDCPPPECYKSYESSKEDDPMCPRENCNSKMKLLRHVSFVDCPGHDILMATMLNGAAVMDAALLLVAGNESCPQPQTSEHLAAVEIMRLKHILILQNKVELIKEEQALKQQEEIRNFVSGTAADSAPIIPISAVLKYNIDVVCEYIVTQISIPRRDFISSPHMIVIRSFDVNKPGEDIEGLQGGVAGGSILHGVLKVGDQIEIRPGIISKDEKGEITCRPIISKILSMFAENNNLKYAVPGGLIGVGTRIDPILTRADRLVGQVIGHLNKLPDCFAEIEISYYLLRRLLGVKSQDGEKNTKVAKLKNGEFLMINIGSTSIGCRVMGIKNELAKLELTGPVCTKIGDKIALSRRVDKHWRLIGWGQINKGKPLDLQEPI is encoded by the coding sequence atgattattaatgaaaaagataaacTAGCGGaacaaaatttagaaaCGTTAGATGTGACTAAATTAACACCATTAAGTGAAGATGTAATAAGTAGACAAGCTACGATAAATTTAGGCACAATAGGGCATGTGGCGCATGGTAAATCCACTTTGGTACATGCTATATCAGGAGTTCATACTGTTAGATTTAAACATGAAAAGGAAAGAAACATTACTATAAAATTAGGATATGCTaatgcaaaaatatataaatgcacAAACCCAGATTGCCCACCACCTGAGTGTTATAAATCATATGAAAGCAGCAAAGAAGATGATCCTATGTGTCCTCGTGAAAATTGTAATtctaaaatgaaattattaaGACATGTATCTTTCGTTGATTGCCCAGGGCACGATATTTTAATGGCTACTATGTTAAACGGTGCAGCTGTTATGGATGCAGCACTTTTATTAGTAGCAGGTAATGAATCATGCCCACAACCTCAAACATCTGAGCATTTGGCTGCTGTTGAAATTATGAGATTAAAGcacatattaattttacaaaataaagtggaattaataaaagaagAACAAGCATTAAAACAACAAGAAGAAATTCGAAATTTCGTTTCAGGTACAGCTGCTGATAGTGCGCCTATTATACCTATTAGTGcagttttaaaatataacatagATGTAGTATGTGAATATATAGTTACCCAAATTAGTATACCAAGAAGagattttatttcatcacCACATATGATTGTTATTAGATCTTTTGATGTTAATAAACCTGGTGAAGATATTGAAGGATTACAAGGTGGTGTTGCAGGTGGTAGTATTTTACATGGAGTATTAAAAGTAGGGGATCAAATTGAAATTAGACCCGGTATTATATCAAAAGATGAAAAGGGAGAAATTACATGCAGACCAATTATTTCcaaaatattatctatGTTTGCTgagaataataatttaaaatatgctGTGCCAGGTGGATTAATTGGTGTAGGTACACGAATCGATCCAATTCTTACACGAGCCGATCGTTTAGTTGGTCAGGTCATTGgtcatttaaataaattaccTGATTGTTTTGCAGAAATTGAAatttcttattatttactaAGAAGATTATTAGGTGTAAAATCACAAGAtggtgaaaaaaatacaaaagtCGCCAAACTTAAAAATGGAGAATTCTTAATGATTAATATTGGATCAACATCTATTGGATGCAGAGTTATGGGTATCAAAAACGAACTAGCTAAATTAGAGCTAACAGGGCCAGTATGCACAAAAATTGGAGATAAAATTGCTCTTAGTAGAAGAGTAGATAAACATTGGCGTTTAATTGGATGGGGCCAAATCAATAAAGGAAAGCCCTTAGACCTTCAGGAGCCaatttga
- a CDS encoding rhoptry-associated protein 1, putative: MFTKIVSLFILSRLLLQDCSVAFNVRDSNVISSYSHGYNSPSIKNEELGDYNYFKKMVPKVSFLQEENDGNNDKNESDSNAQPNLPETNEPLPADATNQNQDTASNENTENKENPENKENTENKENIEKKEKKGKKGKEKPKRELKAQGDPDLLKDRDYTLIGENTINSLKHAEESNDETIEEEETEVKVDENNQPLIKYTPDYTERLKKAMHKLGYDKEFKLAELRKVQSCPNDNFLFDAYPESIEEFKKNDFRRMDAIETRFIACLRRHNLIRTNGWDTRLKFGNSVNTFGPYALQNDLGVYDLTNLPSKVDYINVVNDYVIPESEFPNLRKLNYCLLNPGKLEKLLKQKNIKSYITDTDKGSYDEFFKNALNESIRCHIEYLLYELLEQDRFRKYYKQVPVDLEKDLKKKLYLVKSGLSYRSRRHVDNIFKEIVEDIDYHEQQFRLLEKNMVKITMYYSGYSLGDSCIEYFEKDNIHEAHAYLYDHFAKPIRLFSSCIKNMTIYNNVMSHVHSRMKQLLTHTPRKPILKEIHFNVLLNKFKKPQNKDHLPYHPTVKSFALGELTREPIYGFNHAFFEYKKKQVLDIMYKIKLDVFSLVRKGKDGLELAPENNELYEQLLNKYKKELRALLQEMNYEYVKLFEMRLSAFYQKDLMTYGRLF, encoded by the coding sequence ATGTTTACTAAAATTGTGAGTTTATTCATACTTTCCCGATTGTTGCTTCAAGACTGTTCTGTTGCATTTAACGTACGCGATTCTAATGTTATATCTAGTTATTCACATGGTTACAACAGTCcaagtataaaaaatgaggAATTAGGcgattataattatttcaaaaaaatggtCCCCAAAGTGTCATTTTTAcaagaagaaaatgatggcaacaatgataaaaatgaatcagATAGCAATGCTCAACCAAATTTACCAGAAACAAATGAGCCACTACCTGCAGATGCCACCAATCAAAATCAAGATACCGCTTCTAATGAAAATacagaaaataaagaaaacccagaaaataaagaaaacacagaaaataaagaaaacatagaaaagaaagaaaagaaaggaaagaaaggaaaagaaaaaccGAAAAGAGAATTGAAGGCCCAGGGTGATCCcgatttattaaaagatCGAGACTACACTTTAATTGGtgaaaatacaataaatagTTTAAAACACGCGGAGGAATCAAATGATGAAACTATCGAAGAGGAAGAAACTGAAGTAAAAGTAGATGAAAACAATCAGCcacttataaaatatacaccAGATTACACAGAAcgtttaaaaaaagcaatGCATAAATTGGGTTATGATAAAGAATTTAAATTAGCTGAATTGAGAAAAGTACAATCATGTccaaatgataattttttatttgatgcATATCCAGAGTCAATAGAAGAATTTAAGAAAAACGATTTTAGACGAATGGATGCTATAGAAACCAGATTTATAGCTTGTTTAAGAAGGCATAATTTAATTAGAACAAATGGTTGGGACACAAGATTGAAATTTGGTAATTCAGTTAATACTTTTGGCCCATATGCATTACAAAACGATTTGGGTGTATACGATTTAACCAATTTACCCTCAAAGGTGGATTATATTAATGTAGTAAATGATTATGTTATACCCGAAAGTGAATTTCCGAATTTACGTAAACTaaattattgtttattaAACCCTggaaaattagaaaaattattaaaacaaaaaaatattaaatcatatataaCTGATACAGATAAAGGATCTTAtgatgaattttttaagaatGCTCTAAATGAATCCATTAGATGCCatattgaatatttattatatgagtTATTGGAGCAAGACCGCTTCcgtaaatattataagcaGGTTCCAGTAGATCTTGAGAAGGATCTTAAGAAGAAATTGTATCTAGTAAAATCAGGACTAAGTTATAGAAGTAGGAGACACGtcgataatatttttaaagaaattGTAGAAGATATTGACTATCACGAACAACAATTCAGAttattggaaaaaaatatggtgAAAATAACTATGTACTATTCCGGATATTCTCTTGGTGATTCATGTATcgaatattttgaaaaagataatataCACGAAGCACATGCATATTTGTATGATCACTTTGCGAAACCCATTAGACTCTTTTCTTcttgtattaaaaatatgacaaTTTACAATAATGTTATGTCACATGTACATTCCAGAATGAAGCAGCTACTCACTCATACACCTAGAAAAccaatattaaaagaaatacaTTTTAACGTACTTTTAAACAAGTTTAAAAAACCCCAAAATAAAGATCACCTTCCATATCATCCAACTGTTAAATCATTTGCACTTGGTGAATTAACGAGAGAACCTATTTATGGTTTCAATCATGCGTTCTTtgaatataagaaaaagcAAGTATTAgatattatgtataaaataaaattagatGTTTTTTCACTTGTTCGAAAAGGTAAAGATGGTCTAGAATTGGCTCcggaaaataatgaattgtATGAGCAACtattgaataaatataaaaaagaactCAGAGCTTTACTCCAGGAAATGAATTATGAATATGTCAAACTTTTTGAAATGCGTCTTTCAGCATTCTACCAAAAGGACCTTATGACCTATGGCCGTTTATTCTAA